From Aquabacter sp. L1I39, the proteins below share one genomic window:
- the lhgO gene encoding L-2-hydroxyglutarate oxidase, which translates to MTYDFIIIGGGIVGLATALQISTRRPDAGILLIEKEDRLARHQTGHNSGVIHAGIYYAPGSFKAELCRKGAQATKEFCTENGIPFEVCGKMIVATNADEIARMDALYERAVANNVPLERLDAAELKRREPRIRGVGALFAPTTGIVDYKRVCNAMGDKITKMGGTVRLSAEVTAITEGPESVEVVAGGTAYRGRKLVACAGLQSDRLARLAGLSITHRIVPFRGEYFRLPPRLNDVVKSLIYPVPDPTLPFLGIHLTRMIDGSVTVGPNAVVGLAREGYRKSAISLSDVLDYAAFPGFWRTVAKHPGATARELRNSLFKGGYLDECRKYCPELEASDLGPCEAGIRAQAVMPDGSLVHDFLFVETPRMLHVCNAPSPAATSALPIGDMIADKVM; encoded by the coding sequence ATGACCTACGATTTCATCATCATCGGCGGTGGCATTGTGGGCCTGGCCACCGCGCTCCAGATCTCCACCCGCCGCCCCGACGCCGGCATCCTGCTGATCGAGAAGGAAGACCGCCTCGCCCGGCACCAGACCGGGCACAATAGCGGCGTCATCCATGCGGGCATCTATTATGCCCCCGGCAGCTTCAAGGCGGAGCTGTGCCGGAAGGGCGCGCAGGCCACCAAGGAGTTCTGCACCGAGAACGGCATCCCCTTCGAGGTGTGCGGCAAGATGATCGTCGCCACCAACGCGGACGAGATCGCCCGCATGGATGCCCTCTATGAGCGGGCGGTGGCCAACAATGTGCCGCTGGAGCGGCTCGACGCAGCCGAGCTGAAGCGCCGGGAGCCGCGCATCCGGGGGGTCGGCGCCCTGTTCGCACCCACCACCGGCATCGTGGACTATAAGCGCGTCTGCAATGCCATGGGCGACAAGATCACCAAGATGGGCGGCACGGTGCGCCTCTCCGCCGAGGTGACTGCCATCACCGAGGGGCCGGAAAGCGTGGAGGTGGTGGCCGGTGGCACCGCCTATCGCGGCCGCAAGCTGGTGGCCTGCGCCGGCCTCCAGTCGGACCGGCTGGCGCGCCTCGCCGGGCTGTCCATCACCCATCGCATCGTGCCCTTCCGGGGCGAATATTTCCGCCTGCCGCCGCGCCTCAATGACGTGGTCAAGAGCCTCATCTATCCGGTGCCGGACCCCACCTTGCCCTTCCTCGGCATCCATCTCACCCGCATGATCGACGGCTCGGTGACGGTGGGCCCCAATGCGGTGGTGGGCTTGGCGCGGGAGGGCTATCGCAAGAGCGCCATTTCGCTCTCCGACGTGCTCGATTATGCCGCCTTCCCCGGCTTCTGGCGCACGGTCGCCAAGCATCCCGGCGCCACCGCGCGGGAATTGCGCAATTCCCTGTTCAAGGGCGGCTATCTCGACGAGTGCCGCAAATATTGCCCGGAGCTGGAAGCCTCCGACCTCGGCCCCTGCGAGGCCGGCATCCGCGCCCAGGCGGTGATGCCGGACGGGAGCCTCGTGCACGACTTCCTGTTCGTGGAGACGCCGCGCATGCTCCATGTGTGCAACGCGCCCTCCCCCGCCGCCACCTCCGCCTTGCCCATCGGCGACATGATCGCGGACAAGGTGATGTAG
- the recF gene encoding DNA replication/repair protein RecF (All proteins in this family for which functions are known are DNA-binding proteins that assist the filamentation of RecA onto DNA for the initiation of recombination or recombinational repair.), translating into MTLTGFRSYPSAHLVAGAGPIVLTGPNGAGKTNLLEAISFLSPGRGLRRARLDEVANSPGSGAWAVAAKVEGALGEVLLGTGMEAPGEGSTARRYRIDQQPVPSATAFLHHVKVVWLTPEMDGLFTGPPSDRRRFLDRLVLAVDPHHGSRVNGLERALASRNRLLQDGANDRFLGAVEHEVAELAIAVSAARLETVDRLAEEIAAGLDEASPFPFARIALAGQIEDALRTAPAVEVEDRYRARLKEMRPRDRAAGRTLEGPHLCDLEVTHGPKDQPAARCSTGEQKSLLIGLSLSHARLVAAMQGFAPVVLLDDVVAYLDGPRRTGLFAALTRLNCQVWMTGTDPAAFAGLERAERFTVHPGGVVPDGT; encoded by the coding sequence ATCACGCTCACCGGATTCCGCTCCTATCCCTCCGCCCATCTGGTGGCCGGGGCCGGTCCGATCGTGCTCACCGGACCCAATGGGGCCGGCAAGACCAATCTGCTGGAAGCCATTTCCTTCCTGTCTCCGGGTCGGGGCCTGCGCCGCGCACGGCTCGACGAGGTGGCCAACAGCCCCGGCTCCGGCGCATGGGCGGTGGCGGCCAAGGTGGAGGGCGCGCTGGGCGAAGTGCTGCTCGGCACCGGCATGGAGGCGCCCGGCGAAGGCAGCACCGCCCGCCGCTACCGCATCGACCAGCAGCCGGTCCCATCCGCCACCGCCTTCCTCCACCATGTGAAAGTGGTGTGGCTGACGCCGGAAATGGATGGCCTGTTCACCGGTCCACCGTCCGACCGCCGCCGGTTTCTCGATCGTCTGGTGCTGGCGGTGGACCCCCACCATGGCAGCCGGGTGAATGGACTGGAGCGCGCGCTCGCCTCCCGCAACCGCCTGCTGCAGGACGGCGCCAATGACCGCTTCCTTGGCGCCGTGGAACACGAGGTCGCGGAACTCGCCATCGCGGTCTCCGCCGCCCGGCTTGAGACGGTGGACCGGCTGGCGGAAGAAATCGCCGCCGGCCTCGACGAGGCCTCGCCCTTCCCCTTCGCCCGCATCGCCTTGGCCGGCCAGATCGAAGATGCCTTGCGCACCGCCCCGGCCGTGGAGGTGGAGGATCGCTATCGCGCCCGTCTCAAGGAGATGCGCCCGCGCGACCGGGCAGCCGGCCGGACACTGGAAGGCCCCCACCTGTGCGACCTGGAGGTCACCCACGGGCCGAAGGACCAGCCCGCCGCCCGCTGCTCCACCGGCGAGCAAAAATCGCTCCTGATCGGCCTGTCCTTGTCCCATGCGCGACTGGTGGCCGCCATGCAGGGCTTTGCGCCGGTGGTGCTGCTGGACGACGTGGTGGCCTATCTGGACGGCCCGCGCCGCACCGGCCTGTTCGCGGCGCTGACGCGGCTGAATTGCCAGGTCTGGATGACGGGGACAGACCCCGCCGCCTTTGCGGGGCTCGAGCGCGCGGAGCGCTTTACCGTCCATCCCGGCGGGGTGGTGCCCGACGGCACCTGA
- a CDS encoding glucan ABC transporter ATP-binding protein/ permease has product MGGLLRIYGRALGLLGPQAKVGVALAIGNLLLAVAQFAEPILFGRIINALAGAQGSGATPGFSDLLPLLAAWAGFGLFSIGAGVLISLHADRLAHRRRLGVLTEYFEHVLQLPAAFHGETHSGRLLKIMLQGTDTLWSLWLSFFRDDCAALVALVVLLPVGIWINWRLGLVLIVLVAVFGLVTGYVMRRTEAMQRNVERHHSSLAEHATDALGNVALIQSYTRIEAEVSGLRDTAHSLLAAQIPVLSWWALVSMATRAATTLTILAILLIGTWLHVNGLASIGEIVTYVGFATMLIGRLDHTVSFVNRLVLNAPGLAEFFGVLDTVGQVRDRPGAPDLGAVKGDVRFEDVSFSYDGKRPALQDVSLHAAPGETVALVGTTGAGKSTALALLHRMFDPQSGRVLIDGADIRDVTLSSLRRQIGVVFQEPLLFNRSIEDNLKVGKPDASEEELRLALSRAQALELVERHPDGLKAKVGERGRALSGGERQRLSIARALLKNPPILILDEATSALDASTELKVQAALDEVMKDRTTFVIAHRLATIRDADRILVFEGGRVVEAGSFEALMRLGGRFATLAKAQFLAAPDPDRPIAET; this is encoded by the coding sequence ATGGGCGGGTTGTTACGCATCTATGGGCGCGCGCTCGGCCTCTTGGGGCCGCAGGCGAAGGTGGGCGTCGCCCTTGCCATCGGCAACCTGCTCCTCGCCGTGGCGCAATTTGCCGAGCCCATCCTCTTCGGCCGCATCATCAATGCGCTGGCCGGGGCGCAGGGGAGCGGCGCGACACCGGGCTTTTCGGACCTCCTGCCGCTGCTCGCCGCCTGGGCCGGGTTCGGGCTCTTTTCCATTGGCGCGGGCGTGCTTATCTCGCTGCATGCGGACCGGCTCGCCCATCGCCGGCGCCTGGGCGTGCTCACCGAATATTTCGAGCATGTCCTCCAATTGCCCGCCGCCTTCCATGGCGAGACCCATTCCGGGCGGCTGCTGAAGATCATGCTCCAGGGCACCGACACGCTCTGGAGCCTGTGGCTGTCCTTCTTCCGCGACGATTGCGCGGCGCTGGTGGCCCTGGTGGTGCTGCTGCCTGTCGGCATCTGGATCAATTGGCGGCTCGGCCTCGTGCTCATCGTGCTGGTGGCGGTGTTCGGCCTCGTCACCGGCTATGTGATGCGCCGCACCGAGGCCATGCAGCGCAATGTGGAGCGCCATCATTCCTCGCTGGCCGAGCATGCCACCGACGCACTGGGCAATGTGGCGCTGATCCAGAGCTATACCCGCATTGAGGCGGAGGTGAGCGGGCTGCGGGACACCGCCCACAGCCTCTTGGCGGCGCAGATCCCGGTCCTGTCCTGGTGGGCGCTGGTCTCCATGGCCACCCGCGCCGCCACCACGCTGACCATTCTTGCCATCCTGCTCATCGGCACCTGGCTGCATGTGAACGGCCTCGCCAGCATCGGCGAGATCGTGACCTATGTGGGCTTTGCCACCATGCTGATCGGGCGCCTCGATCACACCGTCTCCTTCGTGAACCGGCTGGTCCTGAACGCGCCGGGGCTCGCCGAATTCTTCGGCGTGCTGGACACGGTGGGTCAGGTGCGAGACCGGCCGGGCGCGCCGGACCTTGGGGCGGTCAAAGGGGATGTGCGGTTCGAAGACGTGTCCTTCTCCTATGACGGCAAGCGTCCCGCCTTGCAGGATGTCAGCCTCCATGCGGCGCCGGGCGAGACGGTGGCGCTCGTGGGAACCACCGGGGCCGGCAAGTCAACGGCCCTTGCCCTGCTGCACCGCATGTTCGATCCGCAATCGGGCCGGGTGCTCATTGATGGCGCCGATATTCGCGACGTGACGCTCTCCTCGCTCCGCCGGCAGATCGGGGTGGTGTTCCAGGAGCCGCTGCTGTTCAACCGCTCCATCGAGGACAATCTGAAGGTGGGCAAGCCGGATGCCAGCGAGGAGGAGCTGCGCCTCGCTTTGTCCCGCGCCCAGGCGCTGGAGCTGGTGGAGCGCCACCCCGACGGGCTGAAGGCCAAGGTGGGCGAGCGCGGGCGCGCCTTGTCGGGCGGCGAGCGCCAGCGCCTGTCCATCGCCCGCGCGCTGTTGAAGAATCCGCCCATTCTCATCCTGGACGAAGCGACGAGCGCCCTTGATGCCTCCACCGAGTTGAAGGTGCAGGCCGCCCTCGACGAGGTGATGAAGGACCGCACCACTTTCGTGATCGCCCACCGCCTCGCCACCATCCGCGATGCCGACCGCATCCTGGTGTTCGAGGGCGGGCGGGTGGTGGAGGCCGGCAGCTTCGAGGCGCTGATGCGGCTCGGGGGCCGATTCGCAACCCTCGCCAAGGCGCAGTTCCTGGCCGCGCCAGATCCCGACCGCCCCATTGCCGAGACCTGA
- a CDS encoding arsenate reductase ArsC, with protein MTGTETFTPYNVLFICNTNAGRSLIAEAILKREGDGRFNAYSAGVNPAEHPDPYALETLVAEGFHITGLHPKPISDFSGPNGPELDFVFTLCDESAGETLPEWPGTPVTAHWSIEDAEHVDGSPIDHERAFETAFHHIRSRVLAFAALPLRNLDRLSLHSHMQAIGAGTHLPAAPAR; from the coding sequence ATGACCGGAACCGAGACGTTTACGCCCTATAATGTGCTGTTCATCTGCAACACCAATGCCGGCCGCTCGCTGATCGCCGAGGCGATCCTCAAGCGGGAGGGCGACGGGCGGTTCAACGCCTATTCCGCGGGCGTGAACCCGGCTGAGCACCCCGACCCCTATGCCCTTGAGACGCTGGTGGCGGAAGGCTTCCACATTACCGGCCTCCACCCCAAGCCGATCTCCGACTTTAGCGGGCCCAACGGGCCGGAGCTCGATTTCGTCTTCACGCTCTGCGACGAGTCCGCCGGCGAGACCCTGCCGGAATGGCCGGGCACTCCGGTGACCGCCCATTGGAGCATCGAGGATGCCGAGCATGTGGACGGCTCGCCCATCGATCACGAGCGGGCTTTCGAGACCGCCTTCCATCATATCCGCAGCCGGGTGCTCGCCTTCGCCGCCCTGCCGCTGCGCAACCTCGACCGACTGTCCCTGCATAGCCACATGCAGGCCATCGGCGCCGGTACGCACCTTCCCGCAGCGCCCGCGCGGTAG
- a CDS encoding L,D-transpeptidase, whose amino-acid sequence MSSDSLPAAKISRRLLVLGTPLLLAACQTDGRAPLTTQVSMYGPVPGEPFEVDAVNVTEIDPKYLRQEVPFSGKYPPGTIVVNVEERFLYLVQPGGKAIRYGVGVGKQGYSYRGWATIKRKEKWPSWTPTANMIRLQPERYGPYAGGMPGGDTNPLGPRALYLYDGDRDTMFRLHGTIEPWSIGEQVSSGCIRLLNQDIIDLYERVPLGTRVYVM is encoded by the coding sequence ATGTCGAGCGACAGCCTTCCCGCCGCGAAGATCAGCCGCCGCCTGCTGGTTCTCGGGACACCTCTCCTCCTGGCCGCCTGCCAGACCGATGGCCGCGCCCCCCTCACCACGCAGGTCTCCATGTATGGCCCCGTGCCGGGAGAGCCCTTCGAGGTGGACGCGGTCAATGTGACCGAGATCGACCCGAAATATCTGCGCCAGGAAGTGCCGTTCAGCGGCAAGTATCCGCCGGGCACCATCGTGGTGAATGTGGAAGAGCGCTTCCTCTATCTGGTGCAGCCCGGCGGCAAGGCGATCCGCTATGGCGTCGGCGTCGGCAAGCAGGGCTATTCCTATCGCGGATGGGCCACCATCAAGCGCAAGGAAAAGTGGCCGAGCTGGACCCCGACCGCCAACATGATCCGCCTCCAGCCCGAGCGCTACGGCCCCTATGCCGGCGGCATGCCCGGCGGCGACACCAACCCCCTCGGTCCGCGCGCGCTCTACCTTTATGACGGCGACCGGGACACCATGTTCCGCCTGCACGGCACGATCGAGCCATGGAGCATCGGCGAGCAGGTATCATCCGGCTGCATCCGCCTGTTGAACCAGGACATTATCGACCTTTACGAGCGTGTGCCGCTCGGTACGCGTGTCTATGTGATGTAA
- a CDS encoding LysE family translocator, which yields MDFGTLAFFAGILTLAAISPGPAVVAIVARTLARGRAGSAAFIAGLAVGDVLWLAAAALGMAALAATLGSLFVLVRLAGAAYLLYMAFRLWTAPATVPEFAAPAAGSGTGRLFGAGLAISFGNPKTMAFYLALLPTLVDLNRLSLLGFLEMSGVILVVLAGVFAAYVVLADRARRFVASTRAMRWLNRICGGAMAGAAVAVATK from the coding sequence ATGGATTTTGGCACCCTCGCTTTCTTCGCAGGGATTTTGACTCTGGCGGCCATCTCCCCGGGGCCGGCCGTGGTGGCGATCGTGGCGCGCACGCTCGCCCGCGGCCGCGCCGGCTCGGCCGCCTTCATCGCCGGTCTCGCTGTGGGGGATGTCCTGTGGCTCGCGGCCGCCGCCCTCGGCATGGCGGCGCTCGCCGCGACGCTCGGCAGCCTGTTCGTGCTGGTGCGGCTCGCAGGCGCCGCCTATCTGCTCTACATGGCCTTCCGGCTGTGGACCGCCCCGGCGACCGTGCCCGAGTTTGCCGCTCCGGCGGCGGGGTCTGGCACCGGACGGCTCTTTGGCGCCGGCCTTGCCATTTCCTTCGGCAATCCCAAGACCATGGCCTTCTATCTCGCCTTGCTGCCGACGCTGGTTGATCTCAACCGCCTGTCCTTGCTGGGCTTCCTGGAAATGAGCGGGGTGATCCTGGTGGTGCTGGCGGGCGTTTTCGCGGCTTATGTGGTCCTGGCGGACCGGGCGCGGCGCTTCGTGGCCTCCACCCGCGCCATGCGGTGGCTCAATCGGATCTGCGGCGGCGCCATGGCGGGCGCGGCAGTTGCGGTTGCCACCAAATAA
- the gyrB gene encoding DNA topoisomerase (ATP-hydrolyzing) subunit B, with protein sequence MAEPASAASPEEYGAQSIQVLKGLDAVRKRPGMYIGDTDDGSGLHHMVYEVVDNAIDEALAGYAKEVTVTLNADGSVTVTDDGRGIPTDLHPEEGVSAAEVIMTQLHAGGKFNQNSYKVSGGLHGVGVSVVNALSTTLDLTIWRDGKEHYMRFRHGDAEAPLKVIGPAPEGKRGTKVTFLPSPETFTHIEFNYATLEHRLRELAFLNSGVRIVLTDARTPEVKVEELMYEGGVEAFVRYLDRNKQAVLAKPIVIRSERDGITVEAALSWNDGYHENVLCFTNNIPQRDRGTHFTGFAAALTRQVMSYSDASGISKKEKVSLSGEDCREGLTAVLSVKVPDPKFSSQTKDKLVSSEVRPVVESLVSEALSTWLEENPSEAKAVVGKVVEAAAAREAARRARELTRRKNPLDIASLPGKLADCQERDPAKSELFIVEGDSAGGSAKQGRDRAFQAILPLRGKILNVERARFDKMLGSDQIGTLITALGTGIGRDDFDINKLRYHKIIIMTDADVDGSHIRTLLLTFFFRQMPELVERGHLFIAQPPLYKVTRGKSESYIKDERALEDYLIAVGLDDAALRLASGEVRTGADLGAVVETSRQMRGALSALHPRYNRAVAEQAALAGALAPNLLDDLNAAAAAAARTAARLDALSEDTERGWTGTLDEAGMRFSRTVRGVLETNVLDNTFLTSPDARRLDNLAGELAGVFEGETLLRRRADDTRLFGAVDLFDAVTDAGRKGLSLQRYKGLGEMNPGQLWETTLDVNARSLLQVRVKEVDEADDLFNRLMGDLVEPRRDFIQENALKASVDV encoded by the coding sequence ATGGCCGAACCCGCAAGCGCGGCGTCCCCCGAGGAATACGGGGCACAATCCATCCAGGTCCTCAAGGGGCTGGACGCCGTGCGCAAGCGCCCGGGCATGTATATTGGCGACACGGACGACGGCTCCGGCCTGCACCACATGGTCTATGAGGTGGTGGACAACGCCATCGACGAGGCACTGGCCGGCTATGCCAAGGAAGTCACCGTCACACTGAATGCGGACGGCTCGGTCACCGTGACCGATGACGGGCGCGGCATCCCCACCGACCTCCATCCGGAGGAAGGGGTCTCCGCCGCCGAGGTCATCATGACCCAGCTCCATGCGGGCGGGAAGTTCAACCAGAATTCCTACAAGGTCTCCGGCGGCCTGCACGGCGTCGGCGTCTCGGTGGTGAATGCTCTGTCCACCACGCTGGACCTGACCATCTGGCGGGATGGCAAGGAGCATTACATGCGCTTCCGCCACGGCGACGCAGAGGCCCCGCTCAAGGTGATCGGCCCCGCCCCCGAGGGCAAGCGCGGTACCAAGGTCACCTTCCTGCCGAGCCCGGAAACCTTCACCCATATCGAATTCAACTATGCGACGCTGGAGCACCGGCTGCGCGAACTGGCCTTCCTGAATTCCGGCGTGCGCATCGTCCTGACCGACGCGCGCACGCCGGAGGTGAAGGTCGAGGAGCTCATGTACGAAGGCGGCGTCGAGGCGTTCGTGCGCTATCTCGACCGCAACAAGCAGGCGGTGCTGGCCAAGCCCATCGTCATCCGCTCGGAGCGGGACGGCATCACCGTGGAAGCCGCGCTGTCGTGGAATGACGGCTACCACGAGAACGTGCTCTGCTTCACCAACAACATCCCCCAGCGGGATCGCGGCACCCACTTCACCGGCTTTGCCGCCGCCCTCACCCGGCAGGTCATGTCCTATTCGGACGCCTCGGGCATCTCCAAGAAGGAGAAGGTCTCGCTGTCCGGCGAAGACTGCCGGGAGGGCCTGACCGCCGTGCTCTCGGTGAAGGTGCCGGACCCGAAATTCTCGTCCCAGACCAAGGACAAGCTGGTTTCGTCCGAAGTGCGGCCGGTGGTTGAATCGCTGGTGTCCGAGGCGCTGAGCACCTGGCTTGAGGAGAACCCCTCCGAGGCCAAGGCCGTGGTGGGCAAGGTGGTGGAAGCCGCCGCCGCCCGCGAGGCCGCCCGCCGCGCCCGGGAACTCACCCGCCGCAAGAACCCGCTGGACATCGCCTCCCTGCCCGGCAAGCTCGCCGACTGCCAGGAACGCGACCCCGCCAAGTCCGAACTCTTCATCGTCGAGGGTGACTCGGCCGGCGGCTCCGCCAAGCAGGGCCGCGACCGCGCCTTCCAAGCCATCCTGCCCTTGCGCGGCAAGATCCTGAACGTGGAGCGGGCGCGCTTCGACAAGATGCTCGGGTCCGACCAGATCGGCACGCTGATCACCGCGCTCGGCACCGGCATCGGCCGCGACGATTTCGACATCAACAAGCTGCGCTACCACAAGATCATCATCATGACCGACGCGGACGTGGACGGCTCCCACATCCGCACCTTGCTGCTCACCTTCTTCTTCCGGCAGATGCCGGAACTGGTGGAGCGCGGCCATCTCTTCATCGCGCAGCCGCCGCTCTACAAGGTGACGCGCGGCAAGTCCGAGAGCTACATCAAGGACGAGCGGGCGCTGGAGGACTATCTCATCGCGGTCGGCCTCGACGATGCGGCGCTGCGGCTTGCCTCCGGCGAAGTCCGCACGGGCGCGGACCTTGGCGCGGTGGTGGAGACCAGCCGGCAGATGCGCGGCGCGCTCAGTGCCCTGCATCCGCGCTATAATCGCGCGGTGGCCGAGCAGGCGGCGCTGGCCGGGGCGCTGGCCCCCAACCTGCTGGACGACCTGAACGCGGCGGCTGCAGCCGCCGCCCGCACCGCCGCCCGGCTCGATGCCCTGTCGGAGGACACCGAGCGGGGTTGGACCGGCACACTGGACGAAGCCGGCATGCGCTTCTCGCGCACCGTGCGCGGGGTGCTGGAGACCAACGTCCTCGACAATACCTTCCTCACCTCGCCGGACGCCCGGCGCCTGGACAATCTGGCCGGCGAGCTGGCCGGCGTGTTCGAGGGCGAGACCCTGCTGCGCCGCCGCGCCGACGACACCCGCCTGTTCGGGGCGGTGGACCTGTTCGACGCCGTCACCGATGCCGGCCGCAAGGGCCTCTCGCTCCAGCGCTACAAAGGCTTGGGCGAGATGAATCCCGGCCAGCTCTGGGAGACCACCCTGGACGTGAATGCCCGCTCCCTGCTCCAGGTGCGGGTGAAGGAAGTGGACGAGGCGGACGACCTCTTCAACCGTCTCATGGGCGACCTGGTGGAGCCGCGCCGCGACTTCATCCAGGAGAACGCGCTCAAGGCGAGCGTGGACGTCTGA
- the dnaN gene encoding DNA polymerase III subunit beta: MKVTVERAELLKSLSHVHRVVERRNTIPILANVLIRTGSSGLSLKATDLDLEVVETIAAEIGQDGATTVPAHVIYDIVRKLPEGAQVGIEASGERGSLLVRAGRARFTLQTLPETDFPDLAAGEFTHSFKLKAFELRRLVDKTQFAISTEETRYYLNGIYLHVAETHGEARLRAVATDGHRLAQAELPAPEGSAGLPGVIIPRKTVAEVQKLLEDKDAEVTVSLSATKIRVAVGAIVLTSKLIDGTFPDYGRVIPAGNDKTLLVDKADFAAAVDRVSTVSSERGRAVKLSISDGRLVLSVTNPDSGSATEELEVEYGAEALDIGFNSRYLLDITAQLEGDTAELKLADPGSPTLVRDSTKTDALYVLMPMRV; this comes from the coding sequence ATGAAGGTCACCGTCGAACGCGCCGAGCTGCTCAAGTCGCTCAGCCACGTCCACCGGGTCGTGGAGCGCCGCAATACCATCCCGATCCTCGCCAACGTGCTAATCCGCACCGGCAGTTCCGGCCTTTCGCTGAAGGCCACGGACCTCGACCTGGAAGTGGTGGAGACCATCGCTGCCGAGATCGGCCAGGATGGCGCCACCACCGTGCCGGCGCATGTGATCTATGACATCGTCCGCAAGCTGCCCGAGGGCGCGCAGGTGGGGATCGAGGCGAGCGGCGAGCGCGGCTCGCTGCTGGTGCGCGCCGGGCGCGCCCGCTTCACCCTCCAGACCTTGCCCGAGACCGACTTCCCGGATCTCGCCGCGGGCGAATTCACCCATTCCTTCAAGCTGAAGGCCTTCGAGCTGCGGCGGCTGGTGGACAAGACCCAGTTCGCCATCTCCACCGAAGAGACCCGCTATTATCTGAACGGCATTTACCTGCACGTGGCCGAGACCCATGGCGAGGCGCGCCTGCGGGCGGTCGCCACCGACGGCCATCGCCTCGCCCAGGCGGAACTGCCGGCCCCCGAAGGGTCCGCCGGCCTGCCGGGCGTCATCATCCCGCGCAAGACGGTGGCCGAGGTGCAGAAGCTGCTGGAGGACAAGGACGCGGAAGTCACCGTATCCCTGTCCGCCACCAAGATCCGCGTGGCGGTGGGGGCGATCGTGCTCACCTCCAAGCTCATTGACGGCACCTTCCCCGATTATGGCCGGGTCATCCCCGCCGGCAACGACAAGACGCTGCTGGTGGACAAGGCCGACTTCGCCGCGGCGGTGGATCGCGTCTCCACCGTCTCCAGCGAGCGCGGGCGGGCGGTGAAGCTCTCCATTTCCGACGGACGGCTGGTCCTGTCCGTGACCAATCCCGATTCCGGCAGCGCCACAGAGGAGCTGGAAGTGGAATATGGGGCCGAGGCGCTCGATATCGGCTTCAACAGCCGCTATTTGCTGGACATCACCGCACAGCTCGAAGGCGACACGGCCGAGTTGAAGCTGGCCGATCCCGGCTCGCCCACCCTGGTGCGCGACAGCACCAAGACCGACGCGCTCTACGTGCTCATGCCCATGCGGGTGTGA